A window of the Brassica rapa cultivar Chiifu-401-42 unplaced genomic scaffold, CAAS_Brap_v3.01 Scaffold0024, whole genome shotgun sequence genome harbors these coding sequences:
- the LOC117129555 gene encoding vegetative cell wall protein gp1-like, with product MPPRRALFGRRGGPNLPISISSSSDSSPPSTPTPLPTASFDATPSGSSFETDPSEGSYNQTPVHMPLSPDPYFMDIEVDVVHDSPVHGDHPAAPASPAAHFPPAPAAPILAAQPGPAPTDPAIIALLELMAEMVNLQHQALNAQREAQRAQPAP from the coding sequence ATGCCACCGAGAAGAGCACTCTTTGGACGCCGTGGAGGTCCAAACCTCCCAATTtcgatttcatcatcttcagactctTCGCCGCCATCTACTCCGACACCACTTCCGACTGCTAGCTTTGATGCTACACCTTCGGGATCTAGCTTTGAGACTGACCCGTCTGAAGGGTCATATAATCAGACACCGGTGCACATGCCATTGTCTCCAGACCCGTATTTTATGGACATCGAGGTGGATGTGGTACACGATAGTCCAGTGCACGGAGATCATCCCGCAGCTCCTGCATCTCCTGCCGCTCATTTTCCACCAGCCCCTGCTGCACCTATTCTGGCAGCACAACCTGGACCAGCTCCAACTGATCCAGCTATAATAGCACTTCTAGAActgatggctgagatggtgaatttgcaaCATCAAGCATTGAATGCACAGCGTGAAGCACAGCGTGCTCAGCCAGCTCCA